The Pecten maximus chromosome 14, xPecMax1.1, whole genome shotgun sequence genome includes a region encoding these proteins:
- the LOC117341686 gene encoding DNA-directed RNA polymerase II subunit RPB1-like — MAYTGDSNATMRDVKKVQFGILSPDECRRMSVTDGGIRYSETMEGGRPKLNGLMDPRQGTIDRTSRCQTCAGNMAECPGHFGHIELSKPVFHVGFFTKTIKVLRCVCFFCSKLLVDPTNPKIRDILSKSKGQPRKRMAHVYELCKVKKICEGGDEMDTKLGEQQNREGDEEKTGHGGCGRFQPRIKRMGLELVAEWKHVNEESQERKIMLTAERVHEIFKRISDEECLVMGMEPKFARPDWMIVTVMPVPPLSVRPAVVMFGSARNQDDLTHKLSDIIKANNQLKRNEQNGAAAHIISEDTKMLQFHVATLTDNEMPGLPKAVQKSGRPLKSVKQRLKGKEGRVRGNLMGKRVDFSARTVITPDPNLRIDQVGVPRSIAQNMTFPEVVTPFNIDRMHELVRRGANQYPGAKYILRDNGERIDLRFHPKASDLHLQIGYKVERHMQDNDYVVFNRQPTLHKMSMMCHRVKVLPWSTFRLNLSVTTPYNADFDGDEMNLHLPQSLETKAEISNLALVPRMIITPQSNRPVMGIVQDTLTAVRKMTKRDVFINRGEMMNLLMFLPTWDGHVPQPAILKPKPLWTGKQLFSLIIPGRVNCIRTHSTHPDEEDSGPYKWISPGDTKVLIEDGMLISGILCKKTLGTSSGSLPHVVFMEMGYEVAGLMYGHIQTVINNWLLLEGHSIGIGDTIADPQTYIDIQDTIKKAKVDVIDVIEKAHNDELEPTPGNTLRQTFENQVNRILNDARDKTGGKAQKSLSDFNNFKAMVVAGSKGSKINISQVIACVGQQNVEGKRIPFGFRHRTLPHFIKDDYGPESRGFVENSYLAGLTPSEFYFHAMGGREGLIDTAVKTAETGYIQRRLIKAMESVMVKYDGTIRNQVEQLVQLTYGEDGLDGTGVEFQSLPTLKPSNKSFEKKFKFDASNERNMRKCLTEDIIKELIGDAHAISELEKEWDQLRDDREALRKIFPMGDSKVVLPCNLARLIWNAQKIFRINKHKPTELHPVKIVTGVADLCKRLNTVPGNDRLSVQANYNATILMKCLVRSTLCAKRVTEEFRLSSEAFEWLLGEIETRFQQSHVQPGEMVGALAAQSLGEPATQMTLNTFHYAGVSAKNVTLGVPRLKEIINISKKPKTPSLTVYLTGQGARDAEKAKDVLCRLEHTTLRKVTANTAIYYDPNPQSTVISEDQEWVNVYYEMPDFDVSRISPWLLRIELDRKRMTDKKLTMEQISEKITAGFGDDLNCIFNDDNAEKLVLRIRIMNSDESKMQSDEEIVDKMEDDVFLRCIESNLLSDMTLQGIEAIAKVYMHLPNTDDKKRIFLTDDGEFQGVAEWILETDGTALMKVLSQRDVDPIRTTSNDIVEVFATLGIEAVRKSIEKEMNHVISFDGSYVNYRHLALLCDVMTAKGHLMAITRHGINRQETGALARCSFEETVDILMEAAAHGEFDPMKGVSECIMLGQLAKIGTGSFDLLLDAEKCKYGMEIPQNMGPGLGGGAGTGFFFGGGSSPAAGMSPQMTPWQQGATPAYGTAWSPGFGSGMTPGAAGFSPSGASESGYSPGYSPAWSPQPGSPGSPASPYIPSPAGALSPSYSPASPAYVPSSPAVTPQSPGYSPTSPSYSPTSPGYSPTSPNYSPTSPSYSPTSPSYSPTSPSYSPTSPSYSPTSPSYSPTSPSYSPTSPSYSPTSPSYSPTSPSYSPTSPSYSPTSPSYSPTSPSYSPTSPSYSPTSPSYSPTSPSYSPTSPSYSPTSPSYSPTSPSYSPTSPSYSPTSPSYSPSSPSYSPSSPSYSPSSPSYSPSSPKYSPTSPSYSPTSPSYSPSSPQYSPSSPQYSPSSPNYSPTSPSYSPSSPKYSPTSPTYSPTSPKYTPTSPEYSPSSPNYSHGYSSMSPTSPGYSPASPSYSPTSPKYSPASPTYSPSSPKYTPTSPTYTPGTATSTTPKYSPTSPAYSAADDSDED, encoded by the exons ACAAATCCCAAAATAAGAGACATTCTGTCAAAGTCTAAAGGACAGCCAAGAAAACGAATGGCCCATGTGTATGAACTTTGTAAAGTGAAGAAGATATGTGAAGGAGGAGATGAAATGGATACCAAATTAGGAGAACAACAAAACAGAGAAGGAGATGAAGAAAAAACG GGCCATGGAGGTTGTGGTCGGTTCCAGCCTCGGATCAAAAGGATGGGTTTGGAACTGGTGGCCGAGTGGAAACATGTAAACGAAGAGAGTCAAGAAAGGAAGATCATGCTGACAGCAGAGAGAGTTCACGAGATATTCAAGAGAATATCAGACGAGGAGTGTTTAGTGATGGGAATGGAGCCCAAGTTTGCTCGGCCTGACTGGATGATCGTCACTGTGATGCCTGTGCCACCTCTATCTGTTAGACCAGCTGTCGTCATGTTTGGTTCAGCCAGAAATCAG gATGATTTGACTCACAAGTTATCTGACATTATAAAAGCCAACAATCAGCTGAAGAGGAATGAACAAAATGGAGCAGCTGCACACATCATATCAGAAGACACCAAAATGTTACAATTCCACGTGGCCACACTCACAGATAATGAGATGCCTGGCCTTCCAAAG GCTGTCCAGAAATCGGGTCGTCCTCTGAAATCTGTTAAACAAAGATTAAAGGGAAAGGAAGGCAGAGTCCGAGGCAACTTGATGGGCAAGCGTGTGGATTTCTCTGCCAGAACTGTCATCACTCCTGATCCAAATCTTAGAATTGATCAGGTCGGTGTACCAAGAAGCATAGCGCAAAACATGACATTTCCAGAAGTGGTCACACCCTTTAACATAGACAG AATGCACGAGCTTGTGCGGAGAGGAGCAAATCAATACCCAGGAGCCAAGTATATTCTACGAGACAATGGTGAAAGGATAGACTTGCGGTTTCATCCAAAAGCTAGTGATCTTCATCTTCAGATTGGTTACAAG GTTGAAAGGCATATGCAAGATAATGATTACGTGGTATTCAACAGACAGCCAACTCTCCACAAAATGAGTATGATGTGTCACAGAGTGAAGGTGCTGCCATGGTCAACCTTCAGATTAAATCTCAG TGTAACCACACCATACAATGCCGACTTTGACGGTGACGAGATGAACCTCCACTTACCCCAGTCCCTAGAGACGAAGGCTGAGATCTCTAACCTCGCTCTGGTACCCAGAATGATCATCACTCCCCAGTCCAACAGGCCTGTCATGGGTATTGTACAGGACACGTTGACCGCTGTCCGAAAGATGACCAAGAGAGACGTTTTCATCAACAGG GGTGAAATGATGAATTTGCTGATGTTTCTGCCAACATGGGATGGCCACGTCCCTCAACCCGCCATTCTGAAGCCTAAGCCACTATGGACAGGAAAACAGCTGTTTTCCCTCATCATTCCAGGTCGTGTCAACTGTATAAGAACCCACAGCACACATCCTGACGAGGAGGACTCAGGGCCATACAAGTGGATTTCTCCAGGGGACACCAAG GTATTGATTGAAGATGGCATGCTGATCAGTGGAATCCTGTGTAAGAAGACCCTGGGTACATCCAGCGGCTCCCTGCCCCACGTAGTATTTATGGAGATGGGATACGAAGTAGCAGGCCTTATGTACGGCCACATCCAGACTGTTATTAACAACTGGCTTCTGTTGGAGGGTCATAGCATCGGTATTGGAGACACCATTGCTGATCCTCAGACTTATATAGATATTCAGGACACCATTAAGAAAGCCAAA gTTGACGTGATAGACGTTATTGAGAAAGCCCACAATGACGAGTTGGAACCAACGCCAGGAAACACTCTGCGTCAGACTTTTGAAAACCAG GTGAACCGTATCCTGAACGACGCTCGTGACAAAACTGGAGGAAAAGCTCAGAAATCATTGTCAGATTTCAACAACTTCAAAGCTATGGTGGTGGCTGGATCCAAAGGGTCAAAGATTAACATTTCCCAG GTTATTGCCTGTGTGGGGCAGCAGAACGTTGAAGGTAAACGTATTCCGTTCGGTTTTCGACATCGTACCCTGCCTCATTTCATCAAAGATGATTATGGTCCTGAGTCTAGGGGTTTTGTGGAAAACTCCTACCTTGCTGGTCTGACACCTTCTGAGTTCTACTTTCACGCCATGGGAGGGAGAGAAGGACTTATTGATACTGCTGTGAAAACTGCTGAGACAG GGTACATTCAGAGACGTCTGATCAAAGCTATGGAGAGTGTAATGGTCAAGTACGACGGGACAATCCGAAACCAGGTAGAACAGCTTGTGCAGTTGACCTATGGAGAGGATGGACTGGACGGTACAGGGGTCGAGTTTCAGTCACTTCCCACGCTGAAACCCTCAAACAAATCCTTCGAGAAGAAGTTCAAATTTGATGCTTCCAATGAGAG AAACATGCGAAAATGTCTGACGGAGGATATTATCAAGGAACTGATTGGTGATGCTCATGCCATATCTGAGCTGGAGAAAGAATGGGATCAGTTACGTGATGATCGTGAAGCATTACGGAAGATCTTCCCCATGGGAGACAGCAAAGTGGTCCTACCTTGTAATCTTGCAAGGCTCATCTGGAATGCTCAGAAAATCTTCCGTATTAACAAGCACAAACCCACAGAACTCCATCCTGTGAAAATAGTGACAG GTGTTGCTGACCTGTGCAAAAGATTAAACACTGTCCCTGGAAATGACAGACTCAGTGTGCAGGCAAATTACAATGCTACCATACTTATGAAATGTTTGGTGCGTTCCACTCTGTGTGCGAAGAGAGTGACAGAAGAGTTCAGACTCAGCTCAGAGGCATTCGAGTGGCTTCTTGGTGAAATTGAGACACGCTTTCAACAATCTCAT GTACAACCAGGCGAGATGGTGGGAGCATTGGCTGCTCAGTCGCTGGGAGAGCCTGCTACACAGATGACACTCAACACTTTCCATTATGCTGGAGTATCTGCCAAGAACGTAACACTTGGTGTGCCTCGCCTCAAGGAGATCATCAACATCTCCAAGAAGCCCAAGACTCCTTCTCTCACTGTATACTTGACTGGTCAGGGAGCGAGGGATGCAGAAAAGGCTAAG GATGTGCTATGTAGGCTTGAACACACGACATTGAGGAAGGTCACTGCGAACACAGCCATTTATTATGATCCCAACCCCCAGAGCACAGTCATCTCGGAGGACCAGGAATGGGTCAATGTCTATTATGAAATGCCGGACTTTGACGTGTCCAGGATTTCACCATGGCTGCTTCGTATAGAGTTGGACAGAAAAAGAATGACAGACAAAAAACTCACTATGGAGCAAATCTCAGAAAAAATCACTGCAG GCTTTGGAGATGATCTGAACTGTATCTTCAATGATGACAATGCAGAGAAGTTGGTGCTACGAATCCGAATCATGAACTCAGATGAAAGTAAAATGCAGAGT GATGAGGAGATAGTGGACAAGATGGAAGATGATGTCTTCCTCAGGTGTATCGAATCCAATCTCCTATCGGACATGACTTTGCAGGGAATTGAAGCTATTGCTAAG GTGTATATGCATCTCCCTAACACTGATGACAAGAAGAGGATATTCCTCACAGACGATGGAGAGTTCCAGGGAGTCGCAGAATGGATCCTGGAAACAGACGGAACTGCACTGATGAAGGTGCTGAGTCAGCGAGATGTCGATCCCATCCGTACCACCAGTAACGACATTGTTGAAGTCTTCGCA ACACTTGGCATAGAGGCTGTGAGAAAATCGATTGAGAAAGAGATGAACCATGTCATTTCCTTTGATGGCTCTTACGTCAACTACCGGCACTTGGCGTTGTTGTGTGATGTGATGACAGCCAAGGGCCACTTGATGGCCATCACTCGTCACGGCATCAACAGACAAGAGACGGGTGCATTGGCTAGATGCTCCTTTGAAGAAACG GTGGATATTCTGATGGAGGCTGCAGCCCATGGAGAATTTGATCCCATGAAGGGTGTGTCTGAGTGTATTATGCTTGGACAGCTGGCCAAGATCGGGACTGGAAGTTTTGATCTTCTCCTTGATGCAGAGAAGTGTAAATATGGCATGGAGATACCTCAGAACATGGGACCAGGCCTTGGAGGAGGAG CTGGCACTGGGTTCTTCTTTGGTGGTGGAAGCAGTCCTGCAGCTGGCATGTCTCCACAGATGACACCATGGCAACAAGGTGCAACTCCTGCGTATGGCACTGCGTGGTCACCTGGGTTTGGTAGTGGTATGACCCCTGGAGCGGCTGGGTTTTCACCCTCAGGAGCTAGTGAAAGTGGTTACAGCCCTGGATACAGTCCTGCATGGTCTCCTCAACCTGGTTCTCCCGGATCACCAGCCAGCCCATACATACCAAGTCCAGCTGGAGCCCTGTCGCCTAGCTACTCGCCGGCTTCACCAGCTTATGTGCCATCATCCCCAGCTGTCACTCCTCAGAGTCCTGGATACTCCCCAACAAGCCCTTCATATTCTCCTACAAGTCCTGGTTATTCACCAACCTCACCAAACTACAGTCCAACAAGTCCATCCTACTCCCCGACCTCGCCCTCATACAGCCCCACTTCCCCATCTTATTCCCCGACCAGTCCCTCCTACTCGCCCACAAGTCCTTCCTACAGCCCTACCAGTCCTTCATATTCCCCTACATCCCCATCCTACTCGCCAACCAGCCCCTCCTACAGTCCAACATCCCCCTCCTACAGTCCGACCAGCCCCTCATACTCGCCGACAAGCCCCTCCTATTCCCCAACATCACCATCTTATTCTCCAACTAGTCCTTCCTATTCCCCGACTAGCCCCAGCTACAGCCCTACATCCCCTAGTTATTCTCCAACCTCACCAAGTTACTCGCCAACCTCACCAAGTTATTCCCCAACCTCTCCCTCTTATTCTCCTACCAGCCCATCTTACTCCCCGACTAGCCCCTCCTACAGCCCCAGTTCCCCCAGCTACTCTCCTTCCAGTCCAAGTTACAGCCCAAGCAGCCCAAGCTATTCCCCGAGCAGTCCAAAATACAGCCCCACAAGTCCTTCATACTCCCCAACCAGTCCTTCATACTCGCCCAGCTCTCCTCAGTACTCGCCCAGCTCCCCACAGTATTCACCATCCTCTCCAAACTACTCTCCAACAAGTCCTTCTTACTCCCCTAGTAGCCCCAAGTATAGTCCAACTTCTCCCACATACTCCCCAACCTCCCCAAAATACACTCCAACATCACCCGAGTACAGTCCGAGTTCCCCGAACTACAGCCATGGATACTCGTCCATGTCCCCAACCAGCCCTGGATACTCCCCAGCTAGTCCATCATACTCCCCAACAAGCCCAAAATATTCCCCAGCTAGTCCAACATACTCCCCAAGCAGCCCTAAGTACACGCCTACAAGCCCTACATACACACCTGGAACAGCCACTTCAACGACACCCAAATATTCCCCGACCAGTCCGGCGTACTCGGCTGCTGATGACAGCGATGAGGACTAG